In Cryptomeria japonica chromosome 10, Sugi_1.0, whole genome shotgun sequence, a genomic segment contains:
- the LOC131858978 gene encoding uncharacterized protein LOC131858978 — MAGSRSVEMTGSGQETTRTEYESVKGGIVARKANPKPKPITKVNNDKKGTNIVGSTASATNVGNILNSVIDTTHAMILSEIMVDDVKLHGKDLGPIVAGVVRKHLGPELESLMMVLKNAVYTQGFTGGIGSRSPSR; from the exons ATGGCTGGGTCAAGGTCAGTGGAAATGACTGGCTCAGGACAAGAGACAACTAGGACAGAGTATGAATCAGTCAAGGGAGGCATTGTGGCTAGG aaagCCAATCCAAAGCCAAAGCCGATTACAAAAGTCAATAACGACAAGAAGGGGACCAATATTGTGGGTTCAACAGCATCTGCTACTAATGTAGGGAATATTCTAAACTCCGTCATAGATACAACACATGCTATGATTCTTTCAGAG ATCATGGTGGATGATGTTAAGTTGCATGGGAAAGACCTGGGACCTATTGTAGCTGGAGTAGTTAGGAAGCACTTGGGTCCTGAATTGGAAAGCCTCATG ATGGTTTTAAAAAATGCAGTGTACACACAAGGATTTACTGGAGGGATTGGAAGTCGATCTCCATCTAGATGA